A genomic segment from Brienomyrus brachyistius isolate T26 chromosome 9, BBRACH_0.4, whole genome shotgun sequence encodes:
- the lmtk3 gene encoding uncharacterized protein lmtk3 isoform X3: protein MVRSTKIDQFEEFDNAEGEESSAASSPPPEDSLSSCPSLPEVYTLPLRDRPLCPDSDSQRFRRHTLNYLQEIGSGWFGKVILAEVLCDCSSSQAVVKELRVSASPLEQRKFLAESEPYRSLQHPNVLQCLGQCSETIPFLLVMEFCQLGDLKRYLRAQRKSDGMTPDLLTRDLLTLQRMAFEITCGLLHLHENNYIHSDLALRNCLLTSDLTVRIGDYGLSHNHYKEDYYLTPDKLWIPLRWIAPELLEFRGGLIVTDQTKTSNVWSLGVVIWELFEFGSQPHRHLSDEEVLTFVIREKKITLAQPRLKLSHADYWYEVMQSCWLPPSQRPSVADIFLLLSSLLAAERGMTRRSVGEDEDEEEDEEHGGRGRNGENEESFERRWDSLRPPAFQAAANERQREREEECCRGANGNSFPLLDPVGNMITPSTSELDDILTVTETSKGLNFEYFWEKAHGRRGYKALPPPQHMQTANATHRHSLDTPTVVPVISARSPSLASEYYIRLEEHTPQDKSPTLKGKAHSLPASKGHVLRSDSMCPGDLELVEIRSSTTGKEKEAFNPEDDFSRGETLIQTVRSSEVKVLLPNTGLVELSREGCSRVTDFAVVDVGNREDEPEADAKETFSISLGVPAPSLLNKPRSVSTSSANHLQTRPLPAPPLGYHRAYGSTHFSSSFPTGRTEIIAEPSLMGISSSKTNFDHLGFHRLHEAFPPSPSLSPSIPTSSGPMCPPPHSQPPPLPPHYKAPRGLCKNYPEVPGETFFCQINKASNDSRQDPVPCDFPDRRPFLRRSQSLGNSQEDSYPQSTDQGSFYQDSFYPKITRSQSMIPEIESEGSSSPVYSDEDDSPFSSPNKLHCGTPTQHLRPSDDTDPATKELFSRGMRRTQSRLDTILPAIWKEDAELQKEGASTAKKSPMHLFLTEISNVNESKDGKLEEGSWDLEGGLKSELQPEGDAADDFILPAEGTRHSHSPMTESASVGQIKCPEETQTGKDYVVRKGSIQRELFLTEIDTGKIDTDRSTAVDADSFQDVQPDWDSKSCPATHSSNLPTYTEVDEAFPREMKRSCSLISEINPDREISELHNKEMNREAVLGVIQSAETFLTEIMTKKDGSVCASAEKDFSPETCDPLSPEYESICIVPGSSQTIIYQSEKPASAADQRSANATEAIYAQVTKRSKRPEIKVTIRPEIPVLQIGSDKVTAETQQLEQRSCTPEGTATIFPSGNSQVAAMSNLASHHKTQSPCNSDSRAQTDGFVFSEIMPKNGLLLEQMTPGMKEYLAHGKTSPSGSEENETNAEVKSRQTEQVQEVSVDCPDISSTLRQELKSQQIVDFLGESESVKSQQKVCEDSTNAEVVNYVDSSDCLPTSGTDCDRNIHAEKESGGDQIEMCITGPHKETLRVEDNILHSLTDTLQLHLSNCKQTVKSHDSPFYMDASITSLKSNDPDILNEAKFLSRDSNESDLGRDVDVFSVDTDIMDNLKPVSQKGNAVSCPEAECEIMSEHHRSLPHVASLPLVWDPVSDPSLSVNTPTDSAMSPLTSSSLDCLTPGDPWGGGGAGGWRALGTETPHRDSAYFSDSDWEAEGVGRRGGDGIILSRPSSSRGGERGTLMDIEEKMEAEEEGEPWRNGSKAELNETEREADRIYNQKFGMEREMQKEKQSSLVQIMAISESAEQKECAHDGSNGSHLKEFTGLDINFTEEISDKPSWTKTSDLGVLNCHASPSKACASEENTEFIAKFFSTLDSESLKTFPCGDGPDPVSLGDTKEISSKAPVNKDFISVSDTIPERESLKEISDARLYPQMWGNEPKSKQGVLDSESYLKFAEKKDKKDSLTEYTVDGESRLSKFYSVPTNAIVPKDQVLDSSYREYADKTNVHLTQCYWEEGSVETPGRLNCELEIGHTDANELGLRNLCYSEDSDDERAKAKSDTEKQLAVGELIFTAKENLRDNRQGDTGPKEPANRVPESIYFLRDVNIESKGLDLKTKELWDAMEDHEESSGVTVTGELDCYRFQQGNLHLWPVENDQWALAETQNSEAELGSELLPGVSKEAWVSRNKEIRGHSFWEVDKNDQFAKSEPHPASLENEEAVKDERQGWRNSETQCLPKKNVGLLTDQKQPANAIIDIQQEENVENPEINSGQQDITDECPILEVENLENPEQETLLDVKRDCSIHMDINRDLEVGNTGVNLSLQKNQGLDLTEENYNFNSCLLVEEKKQDVDTVGLQNSLGLPDSFMTHKGTKNRQCSQITHYQVNRDQTKDASKNYEAVMTRENALDMRSKDKLLDLEDQLLHMPENMHTSSSIFSGSLLQQNVSHLGDNGLKTDKSAPGLILQDLLSVKPVEDKSTENFGDSKTPKVDHPNYPQSLELGSSLASNQSDVPASITESQAKQQKNMSQMLDKISVPDCMIIQNLTDTPRPQTEMTSQSTTVPENQTENQQSMSTECTVDDEKGPQPFSSSVDFSGAAKKQYSGMSEETGTNQSNQLTVQNTAQNSSNSVLVDKLVTSTSMATDYQSDMNLSHPSGLNPKECTLPQQSASSSFRGISTHLESSTKHLDQDTQPALPELFSLPFCGTDQDSKISPSPKISPQAFSQCSLSSIPELLISEWKDLDEEPLEDFEKLEQLCCISGDEESLGDLFLGNLELLESLKKTPEKKSKDFVDKDDDNKMINSLKEEDRLKLRREVDVDTESLTPTSKRPEKCLRSSLYQPESNQIVSDSLSMSESSFGHKKCGPVGPSLVSPSTAAENTKGPSQLSKMPTKNGLMMQVCEERLQFSLSENVKRNILCGPTVSEAVILRPWGEPTDETDTKMREKDGEDSDHSSKSQLSGQPGISIDSSVASSGSFTVIGQEVTPPLAVTNQAMKAKLARLSLSLPPLALSLPLSTNRVGFWETGTGTSREKSGRKRGASTGSDPDDEEDEDPDEAGRVIVVTETDVDRRAGLRSLLKSPREPMDKERERARNVSFFDDVTIYLFDQETPTNELSTGSESNSPSMSHVSGGAQNSEVSGASALESRESADLSINGRVPATHPMTSSRFTVSPAHDPHLV from the exons ATGGTTCGCTCCACAAAAATCGACCAATTTGAG GAGTTTGATAATGCTGAGGGTGAGGAGTCTTCAGCggcctccagccccccccctgaAGACAGCCTCTCATCCTGCCCCTCCCTTCCTGAGGTGTACACTCTGCCCCTGCGGGACCGGCCTCTATGCCCAG ACTCTGACTCCCAGCGCTTTCGAAGACACACTCTTAATTATCTCCAGGAGATCGGCAGTGGCTGGTTTGGAAAG GTGATCCTGGCCGAGGTCCTATGCGACTGCAGCTCCTCCCAGGCTGTCGTGAAGGAGCTGAGAGTCAGCGCCAGCCCACTGGAGCAGAGGAAGTTCCTGGCTGAATCAGAGCCATACAG aagcCTCCAGCATCCCAACGTTCTCCAGTGTCTGGGCCAATGCAGTGAGACCATCCCCTTCCTGCTGGTCATGGAGTTCTGTCAGTTG GGTGATTTAAAGAGATATTTACGAGCTCAGAGGAAGTCAGATGGCATGACTCCTGACCTTCTGACAAGGGACCTGCTGACTCTTCAGCGCATGGCATTTGAAATCACATGTGGTCTGTTGCACCTTCATGAAAACAACTACATTCACAG TGATTTAGCTCTGAGGAACTGTCTTCTAACTTCAGACCTGACTGTCAGGATTGGAGACTATGGTCTGTCTCATAACCATTATAAG GAGGATTACTACTTAACACCAGACAAGCTGTGGATTCCGTTACGATGGATTGCTCCTGAGCTGTTAGAATTTCGTGGAGGGCTAATTGTTACTGACCAGACTAAAACCAGCAATGTGTG GTCACTTGGAGTAGTGATTTGGGAGCTGTTTGAATTTGGCTCCCAGCCTCACAGACACCTGAGTGATGAGGAAGTGCTGACATTTGTGATCCGGGAGAAGAAGATCACCTTGGCTCAGCCACGGCTGAAACTCTCTCACGCCGATTACTG GTATGAGGTCATGCAGTCTTGCTGGCTTCCCCCATCACAGCGCCCATCGGTGGCGGACATCTTCCTTCTCCTTTCATCCCTGCTGGCAGCAGAAAGAGGGATGACTCGCAGGAGTGTGGGAGAAGACGAAGATGAAGAGGAGGACGAAGaacatggggggaggggaaggAACGGAGAGAATGAAGAATCCTTTGAGAGGCGATGGGACTCCCTTCGTCCGCCGGCATTCCAGGCAGCGGCAAACGAgcgacagagagaaagagaggaggaATGCTGTAGAGGTGCAAATGGCAACTCATTTCCACTGTTAGACCCTGTGGGAAACATGATTACTCCATCTACTTCTGAACTGGATGACAtactcacagtcacagagacaaGTAAGGGGTTAAACTTTGAGTATTTCTGGGAGAAGGCGCATGGAAGACGAGGATACAAAGCCCTCCCACCTCCACAACACATGCAAACTGCTAATGCTACACACAGACATTCCCTGGACACTCCCACTGTGGTTCCCGTGATCAGTGCTCGCAGTCCTTCTTTAGCCAGCGAGTACTACATTCGCTTGGAGGAACATACTCCGCAGGACAAATCCCCCACTCTTAAAGGAAAGGCACATTCCCTACCTGCTTCAAAAGGCCATGTCTTGAGATCAGACTCTATGTGTCCTGGGGATCTGGAACTTGTGGAAATTCGAAGTAGCACCACAGGAAAAGAGAAAGAGGCATTTAACCCAGAAGATGACTTCAGTAGAGGGGAAACACTGATTCAGACTGTGAGATCAAGTGAGGTTAAAGTTCTGCTGCCCAACACTGGTTTGGTGGAGCTCAGTAGAGAGGGTTGCAGTAGGGTTACAGACTTTGCTGTTGTGGACGTTGGGAATAGAGAGGATGAACCAGAAGCAGATGCAAAAGAAACATTCTCCATATCTCTGGGAGTTCCAGCTCCTTCTCTTCTCAACAAACCTCGTTCTGTATCAACTTCATCTGCCAATCACCTTCAGACACGCCCACTTCCAGCCCCTCCCCTTGGATACCACAGAGCATATGGATCAACCCACTTTTCTAGTTCCTTTCCTACTGGAAGGACAGAAATTATTGCTGAACCATCACTTATGGGAATAAGCTCTTCGAAAACAAACTTCGATCACCTAGGATTCCATCGGCTCCATGAAGCTTTCCCACCTTCCCCCTCCCTTTCTCCTTCCATACCCACTTCCTCTGGTCCCATGTGTCCACCACCTCATTCTCAgcctccccccctcccacctcatTACAAAGCTCCAAGAGGTCTTTGCAAGAACTATCCAGAAGTTCCTGGAGAAACTTTTTTCTGCCAAATAAACAAAGCCTCAAATGACTCACGGCAAGACCCAGTACCCTGTGATTTCCCTGACAGACGGCCCTTCTTAAGGCGCTCACAGTCACTGGGTAATTCCCAGGAAGACTCGTATCCTCAGTCAACAGACCAAGGATCCTTTTACCAAGACTCATTTTATCCTAAAATCACACGCTCTCAGTCCATGATTCCAGAAATTGAGAGTGAAGGCTCCTCTAGCCCTGTGTATTCAGATGAAGATGATTCTCCATTTTCTTCCCCCAACAAGCTGCATTGTGGGACTCCTACTCAGCATTTAAGACCGTCAGATGACACGGATCCTGCCACCAAAGAACTCTTTTCTAGAGGAatgagaagaacacagtcgcgcCTCGACACCATTCTGCCGGCTATCTGGAAGGAAGATGCAGAGCTACAGAAGGAGGGAGCATCCACAGCCAAAAAGTCCCCAATGCACTTGTTTCTGACTGAGATCTCCAATGTTAATGAATCTAAAGATGGAAAATTGGAGGAGGGTTCATGGGATTTGGAAGGTGGACTAAAGAGTGAACTTCAGCCAGAGGGCGATGCAGCAGATGATTTCATCCTACCTGCAGAAGGGACACGTCACTCCCACTCACCGATGACAGAGTCAGCCTCTGTGGGACAAATTAAGTGTCCAGAAGAGACACAAACAGGCAAAGATTATGTCGTCAGAAAGGGATCTATTCAAAGGGAATTATTCCTTACTGAAATTGACACAGGGAAGATCGATACAGATAGAAGCACAGCTGTGGATGCAGACTCATTCCAGGATGTGCAGCCTGACTGGGATTCAAAATCCTGCCCTGCCACGCATTCTTCTAATCTTCCTACCTACACAGAAGTAGACGAAGCTTTCCCCAGAGAGATGAAAAGGTCTTGTTCCTTGATCTCGGAAATAAACCCAGACAGAGAAATCTCTGAGCTCCATAACAAGGAAATGAACAGAGAAGCTGTTCTGGGGGTCATTCAGTCAGCTGAGACATTTTTGACAGAGATTATGACCAAAAAAGATGGATCAGTATGTGCTTCTGCGGAAAAAGACTTTTCTCCGGAAACCTGCGATCCTCTTTCACCCGAATATGAATCAATATGTATAGTTCCTGGTTCATCACAGACCATCATTTATCAGTCAGAAAAACCAGCAAGTGCTGCAGATCAGCGCTCTGCAAATGCAACCGAAGCTATTTATGCACAAGTGACAAAGCGTTCAAAGAGGCCCGAGATTAAAGTTACAATACGGCCTGAAATTCCAGTACTGCAAATAGGATCTGACAAAGTGACAGCAGAAACCCAACAACTGGAACAAAGAAGTTGCACCCCTGAAGGAACTGCCACCATTTTTCCTTCTGGGAATTCACAAGTTGCTGCCATGTCCAACTTAGCATCTCACCATAAAACTCAATCACCATGCAATTCTGATTCTCGTGCTCAAACTGATGGTTTTGTCTTCTCAGAAATAATGCCAAAGAATGGCCTTCTGCTAGAACAGATGACTCCTGGAATGAAAGAATATTTAGCACATGGCAAAACCAGCCCTTCAGGGTCAGAAGAAAACGAAACAAACGCCGAGGTGAAATCCAGACAAACTGAGCAAGTACAGGAAGTATCTGTAGACTGTCCTGATATCTCTTCCACTTTACGGCAAGAATTAAAATCTCAGCAGATAGTGGACTTTCTGGGAGAATCAGAATCAGTCAAGTCTCAACAAAAAGTCTGTGAAGATTCCACAAATGCAGAGGTTGTAAATTATGTTGATTCTAGTGACTGTCTTCCCACATCAGGGACTGACTGTGATAGAAACATCCATGCAGAAAAGGAGAGTGGTGGAGATCAAATTGAGATGTGCATAACTGGACCTCACAAGGAAACTCTAAGAGTGGAAGACAATATTTTGCACAGCCTAACAGATACACTACAGCTGCATCTGAGTAATTGCAAACAGACTGTAAAAAGTCACGATTCCCCATTCTATATGGACGCTTCAATTACCAGCTTGAAATCAAATGATCCTGACATTTTAAATGAAGCAAAGTTTCTATCACGAGACTCGAATGAATCAGATTTGGGTAGAGATGTGGACGTGTTCTCAGTAGACACAGATATAATGGACAATTTGAAACCCGTCTCACAAAAAGGAAATGCTGTCAGTTGTCCAGAAGCAGAATGTGAGATCATGAGTGAGCATCATCGTTCATTGCCACATGTGGCTTCGTTGCCCTTAGTCTGGGACCCAGTGTCCGATCCCTCTCTTTCTGTAAATACTCCGACAGATTCTGCCATGTCACCGTTGACGTCAAGCTCTTTGGATTGCCTGACACCAGGTGAtccttggggtgggggaggcgcTGGAGGCTGGAGAGCACTGGGAACTGAGACTCCTCACAGGGACTCTGCTTATTTCTCTGACAGTGACTGGGAAGCAGAAGGTGTGGGTAGAAGAGGTGGAGATGGGATTATTCTGTCTCGACCTAGCAGTAGTCGAGGTGGAGAAAGGGGGACGCTGATGGATATAGAAGAGAAGATGGAGGCAGAAGAGGAAGGCGAACCATGGCGGAACGGCTCTAAAGCTGAGCTGAATGAAACTGAGAGGGAGGCGGATAGAATTTATAATCAAAAGTTtgggatggagagagagatgcaGAAGGAGAAACAAAGTAGCTTGGTGCAGATAATGGCGATTTCAGAAAGTGCTGAACAGAAGGAATGTGCCCATGATGGCAGTAATGGATCTCATCTAAAGGAATTTACGGGTCTTGACATTAATTTTACAGAGGAGATAAGTGACAAACCAAGCTGGACAAAGACGAGTGACCTGGGAGTACTTAATTGTCATGCATCACCATCTAAAGCGTGTGCTAGTGAAGAAAATACTGAATTTATAGCTAAATTCTTCTCAACTTTAGACAGTGAATCACTGAAAACTTTCCCATGCGGAGATGGACCTGATCCAGTTTCTCTTGGAGACACTAAGGAGATAAGCTCTAAAGCTCCAGTAAATAAAGATTTTATATCAGTATCTGATACAATTCCTGAAAGGGAGAGTTTAAAAGAAATCAGTGATGCTCGGTTGTACCCACAGATGTGGGGAAATGAGCCAAAATCAAAACAGGGTGTCCTAGATTCTGAGTCATATTTGAAATTTGCAGAGAAAAAAGACAAGAAGGATTCATTGACCGAATATACTGTTGATGGAGAGTCTAGATTAAGTAAGTTCTACAGTGTTCCTACTAATGCCATAGTACCAAAGGACCAAGTGCTGGACTCCAGCTATAGGGAGTATGCAGACAAAACAAATGTACATTTGACTCAGTGTTACTGGGAAGAGGGAAGTGTTGAAACCCCAGGAAGACTAAACTGTGAGTTAGAAATTGGGCACACAGATGCCAATGAACTTGGCCTGAGGAATCTTTGTTACTCTGAAGACAGTGACGATGAAAGAGCAAAAGCAAAATCAGATACTGAGAAACAGTTAGCGGTTGGGGAACTGATCTTCACAGCTAAGGAAAACCTGAGAGATAACAGGCAGGGTGATACGGGGCCGAAAGAACCAGCAAACAGGGTTCCGGAAAGCATCTATTTCCTTAGAGATGTTAATATCGAGTCTAAGGGGTTGGATCTAAAAACCAAGGAACTGTGGGATGCCATGGAGGATCATGAAGAGAGCAGTGGAGTGACGGTTACGGGGGAGTTGGATTGTTATCGATTCCAACAAGGAAACCTACATCTATGGCCAGTGGAAAATGACCAGTGGGCCTTAGCGGAGACCCAAAACTCAGAGGCTGAATTAGGCAGTGAGCTCCTTCCAGGGGTTAGCAAGGAGGCGTGGGTTAGCAGAAATAAAGAAATTAGAGGACATAGTTTTTGGGAGGTAGATAAGAACGATCAGTTTGCAAAGAGTGAGCCTCACCCTGCCAGTCTGGAAAATGAGGAAGCAGTGAAAGATGAGCGGCAAGGATGGAGAAACTCAGAAACGCAGTGCCTACCTAAAAAAAATGTTGGGCTCCTAACAGATCAAAAACAACCTGCTAATGCAATAATAGATATACAACAAGAAGAAAATGTTGAAAATCCAGAAATAAATTCTGGACAACAGGATATCACAGATGAATGTCCTATTTTAGAAGTGGAAAACTTGGAAAACCCAGAACAAGAGACACTGCTAGACGTGAAGAGAGACTGTAGTATACATATGGATATAAACAGGGATTTGGAAGTAGGTAATACCGGCGTTAACTTATCCTTACAGAAGAATCAAGGGCTAGACCTTACTGAAGAGAATTATAACTTCAATAGCTGTTTACTGGTTGAAGAAAAAAAGCAAGACGTAGACACTGTTGGGTTACAGAATAGTCTTGGACTTCCTGATTCATTCATGACTCACAAAGGAACAAAAAACAGGCAATGCTCTCAAATAACTCATTACCAAGTAAACAGAGATCAAACAAAAGATGCCAGCAAGAACTATGAGGCTGTAATGACAAGAGAAAATGCACTGGATATGCGTAGTAAAGATAAACTTTTGGACTTGGAAGATCAACTTCTGCATATGCCAGAAAACATGCATACAAGCTCATCCATTTTTAGTGGGAGTTTACTTCAGCAAAATGTCTCACATTTGGGAGATAATGGTCTTAAAACAGACAAAAGTGCTCCTGGCCTAATTTTGCAGGATTTGTTGTCTGTGAAGCCTGTAGAGGACAAATCCACTGaaaattttggtgacagcaAAACCCCAAAGGTTGACCATCCAAATTATCCACAAAGTCTGGAGCTAGGATCCTCCTTGGCCAGTAATCAGTCAGACGTTCCAGCAAGCATAACAGAATCCCAGGCTAAGCAGCAAAAGAATATGTCCCAGATGTTAGATAAAATTTCTGTTCCTGATTGCATGATCATCCAGAATCTGACAGATACTCCTCGCCCACAAACTGAAATGACTTCCCAGTCAACAACTGTACCAGAAAACCAAACAGAGAATCAACAATCCATGAGTACGGAATGTACCGTAGATGATGAGAAGGGTCCACAGCCTTTTAGCTCAAGTGTTGATTTTTCCGGTGCTGCAAAAAAACAGTATTCCGGAATGTCTGAAGAAACTGGTACTAATCAGTCAAACCAGTTAACTGTTCAAAACACAGCCCAAAATTCAAGCAATTCAGTTCTGGTTGACAAATTAGTGACAAGCACAAGTATGGCAACAGACTACCAGTCTGACATGAATCTCAGCCATCCTTCAGGTTTGAACCCTAAAGAGTGTACACTTCCTCAGCAGTCCGCTTCCAGTTCTTTCAGAGGAATATCTACACATCTGGAGTCCTCAACAAAGCATTTAGACCAAGACACTCAACCTGCATTACCTGAGCTTTTCTCCCTCCCATTCTGCGGTACGGATCAAGATAGCAAAATTTCTCCATCCCCAAAGATCTCCCCCCAAGCATTCTCCCAGTGCTCACTCAGTTCAATCCCTGAGTTATTGATCTCCGAGTGGAAAGACTTGGATGAAGAGCCTTTGGAAGACTTTGAGAAACTGGAACAGCTTTGTTGTATATCAGGTGATGAAGAAAGCCTTGGTGACCTCTTCTTAGGGAACTTAGAACTATTGGAGTCCCTCAAAAAGACTCCAGAGAAAAAATCCAAGGATTTTGTCGACAAAGATGATGACAACAAGATGATTAATTCTTTAAAAGAAGAAGACCGCTTGAAACTAAGAAGAGAAGTTGATGTAGACACTGAAAGTTTAACGCCTACATCAAAAAGGCCTGAAAAGTGTCTAAGGTCCAGTTTGTATCAGCCTGAATCAAATCAGATTGTTTCAGATTCTCTGTCTATGTCTGAGTCTTCTTTTGGACATAAGAAATGTGGTCCAGTAGGTCCTTCACTGGTCTCACCAAGTACTGCAGCCGAAAATACCAAGGGACCAAGTCAATTGTCAAAGATGCCAACAAAGAATGGTTTAATGATGCAG GTGTGTGAGGAGAGGCTGCAGTTCTCCCTCAGCGAGAATGTCAAAAGAAACATATTATGTGGACCAACAGTGAGTGAGGCGGTCATTCTTCGTCCCTGGGGAGAACCGACAGATGAAACCGACACCAAAATGAGAGAAAAAGACGGCGAAGATAGTGACCA CAGCAGTAAGTCCCAACTATCAGGCCAGCCTGGGATCTCAATCGATTCGTCAGTGGCCAGCAGTGGGTCATTCACTGTGATTGGGCAGGAGGTCACACCACCTTTGGCTGTGACAAATCAAGCAATGAAAG CCAAACTGGCTcgcctgtctctctccctgccccccctTGCACTCTCACTCCCCCTCTCCACAAACAGGGTGGGATTTTGGGAAACGGgaacgggaacgagcagagagaAAAGTGGGCGGAAACGGGGTGCATCAACTGGAAGTGACCCTGATGATGAGGAGGACGAGGACCCAGATGAGGCCGGGAGGGTGATTGTCGTCACAGAGACAGATGTTGACAGGAGAGCGGGCTTGAGGAGCTTGCTGAAGTCACCACGAGAACCGATGGataaagagagagagcgagcaagAAACGTTTCCTTTTTCGATGATGTCACCATCTATCTGTTTGATCAG GAAACTCCAACCAATGAGCTGAGCACAGGCTCTGAGTCCAACAGTCCTTCAATGTCTCATGTGTCAGGTGGTGCCCAGAACTCTGAGGTGTCAG GAGCGAGTGCTCTGGAGTCCAGAGAAAGTGCTGACCTGTCAATCAACGGCAGGGTGCCAGCGACTCATCCTATGACGTCGTCCCGCTTCACTGTCAGCCCCGCCCATGATCCTCACTTAGTCTga